The Actinomadura graeca nucleotide sequence GACATGTTCCTCCAGGACCTGCACGACACGCCGCCGCGCGACATGGGCCCCCAGGAGGTCCCCCTCCAGGACGTGCCGCCGCGCGACATGCCGCAGCCGCCCCCGCCCGTCCCGCTGGACAGGCCGATGGTGGAGGGCCCCGAGGGCCGCCCGCGGCCCGGGTTCGTCCCGCACCACCAGGACCCGCGCGCCCAGGGCTCGCCGCCGCCGTACGGGGGATGGCCGCATCAGTCCCACCAGGGGCCGCCGACCGTCCCGCCGGGCGGACGGGGGCCGATGGGCCCGCCGCCCGCTCCGATGGGCCCGCCCGGAGGCCCGCGCCCGATGGGCTTCGGGGGCCCGCCCGGCACCGGCCCGAACTGGGCGCCGGTGCCCGCGATGCCGTCCTCGTCGGGACGCGGCCCCGGTCTCGGCCTGCTCGCCGTGGTGGCGCTGATCGTGGCGCTGGTCGCGGGCGCGGTCGGCGCCGGGATCGGGGTCATGGCCACCGGCGGTGACGACGACGGCGGCGCGGTGAGCCTCGGCGGCGCCACCGGCAACGAGACCAAGGTGCAGAACCGGCCGCCGGACTCGGTGGCGGGCGTCGCCCAGCGGGTGCTGCCCAGTGTCGTGATGATCCGCGTGCAGTCCTCGCAGGGCGAGGTCGGCGGCACCGGGTTCATCGTCAACGGCGGCTACGTCGTCACCAACAACCACGTCGTCGCCGGGGGCGGCGGCGGGCAGATCCAGATCGTCTTCAACGACAAGAAGACGCTGCCCGCCACGGTCAAGGGCGCCGACCCGAGCTCGGACGTCGCCGTCCTCAAGCCGGAGGGCCAGCACTCGCTGCCCGCCCTGCAGGTCGGCGACTCCGCCGCCATCGCCGTCGGCGACCCGGTGATCGCGATCGGCTCGCCGCTCGGGCTCCAGGGCTCGGTCACCACCGGGATCGTCAGCTCCCTCAACCGCGCGGTGCCCACCCAGGGCGAGGGCGGCGCGGACGCGTCCTACCTCAACGCGATCCAGACCGACGCGGCGATCAACCCGGGCAACTCGGGCGGGCCGCTGGTGGACGCCAAGGGCCGCGTGATCGGCATCAACACCGCCATCGCGACCGTCGGCGGCCAGGCGATGGGCGGCGAGGGCCAGGGCGGCAGCATCGGCCTCGGCTTCGCCATCCCGATCAACCAGGGCAGGCGTGTCGCCGAGGAGATCATCCGCACCGGCACCGTCAAGCAGGCCAAGCTCGGCGTGCTGCCCGACCCGCGCTACCAGCAGGGCGG carries:
- a CDS encoding S1C family serine protease, with protein sequence MTEDNRGPVEARPGDDDRSPGDEPERQEAAAPPETVADREIPQEKPGAGSGPGPEDDGASDRLVAGGFAPPDASLGGSGHTAPPRDTPQDMFLQDLHDTPPRDMGPQEVPLQDVPPRDMPQPPPPVPLDRPMVEGPEGRPRPGFVPHHQDPRAQGSPPPYGGWPHQSHQGPPTVPPGGRGPMGPPPAPMGPPGGPRPMGFGGPPGTGPNWAPVPAMPSSSGRGPGLGLLAVVALIVALVAGAVGAGIGVMATGGDDDGGAVSLGGATGNETKVQNRPPDSVAGVAQRVLPSVVMIRVQSSQGEVGGTGFIVNGGYVVTNNHVVAGGGGGQIQIVFNDKKTLPATVKGADPSSDVAVLKPEGQHSLPALQVGDSAAIAVGDPVIAIGSPLGLQGSVTTGIVSSLNRAVPTQGEGGADASYLNAIQTDAAINPGNSGGPLVDAKGRVIGINTAIATVGGQAMGGEGQGGSIGLGFAIPINQGRRVAEEIIRTGTVKQAKLGVLPDPRYQQGGARILPQGVNGQDPVTKNGPADKAGLKPGDVITALDGKPIEDATDLIAQIRSRAPGDRIKVTYQRAGKESTVEVTLGSD